Proteins encoded by one window of Flagellimonas lutaonensis:
- a CDS encoding 3-phosphoshikimate 1-carboxyvinyltransferase, whose translation MKLQLSAPSNKLLQAEARITGSKSETNRLLLLQALYPNLKIENLSNSDDAVVMRKGLAISKGEVDIHHAGTAMRFLTAYFASQPDKEVVLTGSERMKERPIKILVDALRNLGADISYVGQEGYPPLKIKGKKLVKNKVELPANISSQYISALLLIAPSLKNGLEIHLIGKITSVPYIKMTLGLLDQIGMATAFDGQVVKVHPKEKVKSQTMVVESDWSAASYFYSIAALAEVGSKITLSSYKKHSLQGDSVLAEIYRDFGVETYFDRNTIHLKKISNPQPATLDLELSNAPDIAQTIAVTCLGLQMGCHLTGLHTLPIKETDRLGAMKAELEKFGAQVGITNESLTLKPSAIGESNVSVDTYNDHRMALAFAPLAMKTSFFVNDAEVVSKSYPDFWRDMARLGLRIKE comes from the coding sequence TTGAAACTACAACTTTCCGCACCATCCAATAAGCTGTTACAGGCAGAAGCGAGAATTACCGGCTCAAAAAGTGAAACGAACAGGTTGTTGTTGCTACAGGCCCTGTACCCAAATCTTAAAATCGAAAACCTTTCCAATTCTGATGATGCAGTGGTTATGCGAAAAGGCTTGGCCATCTCAAAAGGTGAGGTGGATATTCACCATGCGGGCACCGCCATGCGTTTTCTGACTGCCTATTTCGCCTCTCAACCGGACAAAGAGGTTGTGCTGACAGGTTCTGAACGCATGAAAGAACGCCCCATAAAGATTCTGGTCGATGCCCTTCGCAATCTGGGCGCCGACATTTCCTATGTGGGGCAAGAGGGGTATCCACCCTTAAAAATCAAAGGAAAGAAACTCGTAAAAAACAAAGTTGAACTGCCTGCCAACATCAGCAGTCAGTACATTTCGGCACTTTTGCTTATTGCTCCAAGTTTGAAGAACGGGCTTGAAATTCATTTGATCGGCAAAATCACTTCGGTTCCCTATATCAAAATGACCTTGGGGCTACTTGACCAAATAGGGATGGCAACCGCTTTTGATGGGCAGGTAGTTAAAGTGCATCCCAAAGAAAAAGTGAAGTCCCAAACCATGGTGGTCGAATCGGATTGGAGCGCTGCCAGCTATTTCTATAGCATTGCTGCACTGGCCGAAGTAGGTAGTAAGATTACCCTTTCTTCCTATAAAAAACATTCATTACAGGGCGATAGTGTTTTGGCAGAAATTTATCGTGATTTTGGGGTCGAGACCTATTTTGACCGTAATACGATCCATTTAAAAAAAATATCAAACCCGCAACCCGCAACCTTGGACCTTGAACTAAGTAATGCCCCCGATATCGCACAGACCATTGCGGTTACTTGCCTTGGGCTGCAAATGGGCTGTCATCTTACGGGCCTGCACACGCTGCCCATTAAAGAAACCGACCGTTTGGGTGCCATGAAGGCCGAGCTTGAAAAATTTGGTGCCCAAGTTGGTATTACAAACGAAAGCCTGACTTTGAAACCATCGGCAATAGGCGAATCAAACGTTTCGGTCGACACATACAATGACCATCGTATGGCCTTGGCCTTTGCACCCTTGGCCATGAAAACCTCCTTTTTTGTCAATGATGCCGAGGTGGTTTCGAAATCATATCCTGATTTTTGGCGGGATATGGCTAGACTGGGCCTAAGAATTAAGGAGTAG